One genomic window of Halolamina sediminis includes the following:
- a CDS encoding RNA-binding protein, producing MEISSRHHLRSDAVAEIEDALSEGLGVELDADTYELVELEDTEFDVVLVDGDPDVLYYDGEPFLSVRGANAHPPEEGIVTVDAGAVSFVSNGADVMRPGITEADETIEEGDLVVIVEESHGKALAVGRALVDGEEMAGESGKVIESLHHVGDDVYEFSV from the coding sequence ATGGAGATCAGCTCCCGCCACCACCTGCGCAGCGACGCCGTGGCCGAGATCGAGGACGCGCTCAGCGAGGGGCTGGGCGTCGAACTGGACGCCGACACCTACGAGCTGGTGGAGCTGGAGGACACCGAGTTCGACGTGGTGCTGGTCGACGGCGACCCGGACGTGCTGTACTACGACGGCGAGCCGTTCCTCTCCGTCCGGGGCGCCAACGCCCATCCGCCCGAGGAGGGGATCGTCACCGTCGACGCCGGCGCGGTGTCGTTCGTGAGCAACGGCGCCGACGTGATGCGCCCGGGGATCACCGAGGCCGATGAAACGATCGAGGAGGGCGACCTCGTGGTGATCGTCGAGGAGAGCCACGGCAAGGCGCTGGCCGTGGGCCGCGCGCTGGTCGACGGCGAGGAGATGGCCGGCGAGAGCGGGAAGGTGATCGAATCGCTCCACCACGTCGGCGACGACGTGTACGAGTTCTCAGTGTGA
- a CDS encoding cupin domain-containing protein, whose protein sequence is MERIAVDDVDGRIGPAAVVRGLTEPLGLTDLAMNYYELEPGDSFAYAYHNHEIQEEVFYVIEGTATFETESGDVAVGPNEAIRFDREEFQRGWNRGDERVVAIALGAPLSYGESVTLRDCPECEAKTDNDLGRADGEDAIVAHCTQCETETGRWYRGSMPGEVP, encoded by the coding sequence ATGGAGCGGATCGCAGTCGACGACGTCGACGGTCGGATCGGCCCCGCCGCGGTAGTGCGGGGGCTCACGGAACCGCTCGGGCTGACCGATCTCGCGATGAACTACTACGAGCTCGAGCCCGGCGACTCCTTCGCGTACGCCTACCACAACCACGAGATTCAGGAAGAGGTGTTCTACGTGATCGAGGGGACCGCGACGTTCGAAACCGAGTCCGGCGACGTGGCGGTGGGGCCGAACGAGGCGATCCGGTTCGACCGCGAGGAGTTCCAGCGCGGCTGGAACCGCGGCGACGAGCGCGTCGTCGCGATCGCGCTGGGCGCGCCGCTTTCGTACGGCGAGTCGGTGACGCTGCGCGACTGCCCGGAGTGTGAGGCGAAGACCGACAACGATCTCGGCCGCGCGGACGGCGAGGACGCGATCGTCGCCCACTGTACGCAGTGTGAGACCGAAACCGGCCGCTGGTACCGCGGCTCGATGCCCGGCGAGGTGCCCTGA
- a CDS encoding ribonuclease catalytic domain-containing protein gives MSETDDAQAAAGTAEGQGPVLISEALDEALAEKRDELFEEFDLRDEFPPAVMREAERRIENVEQEIQDELDDRADLRDLTAWTTDPADAQDFDDALSVEEHDDEYVLYVHIADVSHYVHPDSLMWEEAVERCNTVYLPGYTTHMLPPALAETVCSLVPEEDRLAHTVEMHLDKEELSFEEIDIYKSVINSDERLTYTQCEHRLEDEDAPLHDENQLAFELADRMHEQRKADGSLVLNPRRDQAHTMIEESMLKANKAVTHTLMWDRGVEAMYRVHPQPTPDQWNEALKEIQELDGVSIPGEAFGDDPRKAVNAALEESPGRSLDKIQRAVLKVMPRAKYMNDPFGGHHALNFDIYGHFTSPIRRLSDLINHWIVHTNEVPEDLVELCDRASDKQKDGETAERLYKQFMQEQGLDPHAVNNRGVEVVDAEAADHDV, from the coding sequence ATGAGCGAAACTGACGACGCCCAGGCCGCGGCCGGCACCGCCGAGGGACAGGGCCCCGTGCTGATCTCCGAGGCCCTCGACGAGGCGCTGGCCGAGAAGCGCGACGAGCTGTTCGAGGAGTTCGACCTCCGGGACGAGTTCCCGCCCGCGGTGATGCGCGAGGCCGAGCGCCGGATCGAGAACGTCGAACAGGAGATCCAGGACGAGCTCGACGACCGGGCGGACCTCCGCGATCTGACCGCCTGGACCACCGACCCCGCGGACGCACAGGACTTCGACGACGCCCTCTCCGTCGAGGAGCACGACGACGAGTACGTGCTGTACGTCCACATCGCGGACGTGAGTCACTACGTCCACCCGGACTCGCTGATGTGGGAGGAGGCCGTCGAGCGCTGTAACACTGTCTACCTGCCGGGGTACACCACCCACATGCTCCCGCCCGCGCTGGCGGAGACGGTCTGCTCGCTCGTCCCCGAGGAGGACCGACTCGCCCACACCGTCGAGATGCATCTCGACAAGGAGGAGCTCTCCTTCGAGGAGATCGACATCTACAAGTCCGTCATCAACTCCGACGAGCGGCTCACCTACACCCAGTGTGAGCACCGACTCGAGGACGAGGATGCGCCGCTGCACGACGAGAACCAGTTGGCGTTCGAGCTCGCCGACCGCATGCACGAACAGCGGAAGGCCGACGGCTCGCTCGTGTTGAACCCCCGCCGGGATCAGGCCCACACGATGATCGAGGAGTCGATGCTGAAAGCGAACAAGGCCGTCACGCACACGCTGATGTGGGATCGCGGCGTCGAGGCGATGTATCGCGTCCACCCCCAGCCGACCCCGGACCAGTGGAACGAGGCGCTGAAGGAGATCCAGGAGCTCGACGGCGTCTCCATCCCCGGCGAGGCGTTCGGGGACGACCCGCGGAAGGCGGTCAACGCCGCGCTGGAGGAGTCCCCCGGCCGTTCGCTGGACAAGATCCAGCGCGCCGTGCTGAAGGTGATGCCCCGGGCGAAGTACATGAACGACCCCTTCGGCGGCCACCACGCGCTCAACTTCGACATCTACGGCCACTTCACTTCGCCCATCCGCCGGCTGTCGGACCTGATCAACCACTGGATCGTCCACACCAACGAGGTGCCCGAGGATCTCGTGGAGCTCTGTGACCGCGCCTCGGACAAGCAGAAGGACGGCGAAACCGCCGAACGGCTGTACAAGCAGTTCATGCAGGAGCAGGGGCTCGACCCCCACGCGGTGAACAACCGCGGGGTGGAGGTCGTCGACGCCGAGGCGGCCGACCACGACGTGTAG
- a CDS encoding molybdopterin-dependent oxidoreductase — protein sequence MRGSSRLRRLAPPPRAVDWGILVAVTGVVATGLLAWTGWLPPALLVDLHGTVGTTLAGLLVFKFARVARRVLDRRRWDRATPISILLGVVAVAALVSGTFWGVGGNVTIGPWTTLNAHVGLGLLAIPILLVHLRARLRLPARTDASRRSALRIGGLLVAGTIAWRLSEAVTAVRGVTVRETGSKPTGELYDTETDGGSFPVTSWVADDPDPIDRSEWTLSIAGLDGDGIEMAYDDLLATAGDEQRATLDCTSGWYTIQEWQGVRVGDLLDEAGVDAGSEEARWVRFVSVTGYRWSLPVAEAREALLSTAIDGSRLAHGHGGPARLVAPERRGFQWVKWVERVELRRDPDPAQWAVTLVSGFD from the coding sequence ATGCGCGGCTCCAGCCGCCTGCGCCGCCTCGCCCCGCCGCCGCGAGCGGTGGACTGGGGAATCCTCGTCGCCGTCACGGGCGTCGTCGCGACGGGGCTGCTCGCGTGGACCGGCTGGCTCCCGCCGGCGCTTCTGGTCGACCTCCACGGGACCGTCGGCACCACGCTCGCCGGCCTGCTCGTCTTCAAGTTCGCCCGCGTCGCCCGGCGCGTGCTCGATCGCCGACGGTGGGACCGCGCGACGCCGATATCGATCCTGCTCGGCGTCGTCGCCGTCGCAGCGCTCGTCTCCGGCACCTTCTGGGGAGTTGGCGGAAACGTCACGATCGGCCCGTGGACCACGCTCAACGCCCACGTCGGACTGGGGCTGCTCGCGATCCCGATCCTGCTCGTCCACCTCCGCGCACGGCTGCGGCTCCCCGCCAGAACCGACGCCTCCCGGCGGAGTGCGCTCCGGATCGGCGGCCTGCTCGTCGCCGGCACGATCGCGTGGCGCCTCAGCGAAGCCGTCACTGCCGTCAGGGGGGTGACGGTCCGTGAGACCGGCTCGAAACCCACCGGGGAGCTGTACGACACCGAGACCGATGGCGGGTCGTTTCCCGTCACTTCGTGGGTCGCCGACGACCCCGACCCGATCGACCGCTCCGAGTGGACGCTCTCGATCGCGGGACTCGACGGCGACGGGATCGAGATGGCGTACGACGACCTGCTCGCCACCGCCGGCGACGAGCAGCGGGCGACGCTCGACTGCACCAGCGGCTGGTACACGATCCAAGAGTGGCAGGGCGTCCGCGTCGGCGACCTGCTCGACGAGGCCGGCGTCGACGCCGGGAGTGAGGAAGCGCGTTGGGTTCGGTTCGTCAGCGTCACGGGCTACCGCTGGAGCCTCCCTGTCGCGGAGGCCCGGGAGGCGCTGCTCTCGACGGCGATCGACGGCTCCCGGCTCGCCCACGGTCACGGTGGGCCCGCGCGGCTGGTCGCGCCCGAACGCCGGGGGTTCCAGTGGGTGAAGTGGGTCGAGCGGGTCGAACTCCGCCGGGATCCAGACCCGGCGCAGTGGGCGGTGACGCTCGTCAGCGGCTTCGACTGA
- a CDS encoding DUF7289 family protein yields the protein MIRDRRGVSETVGFVLVFSLVLLTVGTVLTVGYGGLQDVRDAERVNNAQRAFDVLANNIEDITARGAPSRGTEIRLAEASLGRGEPTILNVSADWSSSNFSTGNDSLDSIVYEAEGTQIRYAAGAVTRVQSGGSVMLVEPNFVLSDQRVILPVVELVVEQRSIAGSRTVLVRSVRTNREVELDRGVDQFQLNVTTPATDAWEGYLEEEGMNCTRPSDDRLSCSIDDLDSVQLVRFTIEVTFG from the coding sequence GTGATTCGTGACCGCCGCGGAGTGAGCGAGACCGTCGGCTTCGTGCTCGTGTTCTCGCTCGTGTTGCTCACCGTCGGCACCGTTCTCACCGTCGGCTACGGCGGTTTGCAGGACGTGCGCGACGCCGAACGCGTCAACAACGCCCAGCGGGCATTCGACGTCCTCGCGAACAACATCGAGGACATCACCGCCCGCGGCGCTCCGAGCCGCGGCACGGAGATTCGACTCGCGGAGGCCAGCCTCGGCCGGGGGGAACCGACGATACTGAACGTTTCAGCCGACTGGTCGTCGTCGAACTTCTCGACGGGCAACGACAGCCTCGACTCGATCGTCTACGAGGCCGAGGGGACACAGATCCGCTACGCCGCCGGCGCGGTGACGCGGGTCCAGTCCGGCGGCTCGGTGATGCTCGTCGAGCCCAACTTCGTGCTCTCCGACCAGCGGGTGATCCTCCCGGTCGTGGAGCTCGTCGTCGAACAGCGCAGTATCGCCGGGTCGCGCACCGTGTTGGTCCGCTCGGTCCGAACCAACCGGGAGGTAGAGCTGGATCGCGGCGTCGATCAGTTCCAACTCAACGTCACGACCCCGGCGACCGACGCGTGGGAGGGGTATCTCGAAGAGGAGGGGATGAACTGCACGCGCCCCAGTGACGACCGGCTCTCCTGCTCGATCGACGATCTCGACAGCGTTCAACTGGTCCGGTTCACGATCGAGGTCACGTT
- a CDS encoding glucose 1-dehydrogenase, whose amino-acid sequence MPAAIVTGSSRGIGRGVAERYAADGYDIAVNYHTSEEAAEETAERVRAAGQEAIVVGADVSDPEQAERLVEEAAAAFDGVDHVVNNAGIDQHVFTEELSPDDFDRVMDVNVNSAFNVTKAALPYLRESGDGTSVVNISSILAFTGAPIEVHYAASKGALLSLTKSHARDFAPEIRVNAVAPGHIETDMVSDRTEAEMEEEIAEIPVGRIGQVEDIANGCAYLRDAGFVTGETLHVNGGELMR is encoded by the coding sequence GTGCCAGCAGCCATCGTCACCGGCTCGTCGAGGGGTATCGGTCGCGGCGTCGCCGAGCGCTACGCCGCCGACGGCTACGACATCGCGGTGAACTACCACACAAGCGAGGAGGCGGCCGAGGAGACCGCCGAGCGCGTCCGGGCGGCGGGCCAGGAGGCGATCGTCGTCGGCGCGGACGTGTCCGACCCCGAGCAAGCGGAGCGACTGGTCGAAGAGGCCGCCGCGGCGTTCGACGGCGTCGATCACGTGGTCAACAACGCCGGGATCGACCAGCACGTGTTCACCGAGGAGCTGTCTCCCGACGACTTCGACCGCGTGATGGACGTGAACGTCAACAGCGCGTTCAACGTCACGAAGGCCGCGCTGCCGTACCTCCGGGAGTCGGGAGACGGCACGTCGGTGGTGAACATCTCCTCGATCCTCGCGTTCACGGGCGCGCCGATCGAGGTGCACTACGCCGCCTCGAAGGGCGCGCTCCTCTCACTGACGAAGAGCCACGCGCGGGATTTCGCGCCGGAGATCCGGGTGAACGCGGTCGCGCCGGGTCACATCGAGACGGACATGGTCAGTGATCGGACGGAGGCGGAGATGGAGGAGGAGATCGCGGAGATCCCGGTCGGGCGGATCGGGCAGGTCGAGGACATCGCGAATGGGTGTGCGTACCTGCGTGATGCGGGGTTCGTGACTGGGGAGACGCTGCACGTTAATGGGGGCGAGTTGATGCGGTGA